The nucleotide sequence GCGGCAGCCTGGGAGAGCGCCAGCACGGGCACCCGCTGCCGCAGCAGACGCATGGCGGGCAGCCGCCCCTTCTCCGCGACGGCGGCCCGGACCTCGTCGTGCAGCTCGTCCACGGCGGTCCGCACGACCTCTCCCCGGATGCGCACCCGGTAGTCGGTCTCCCACGCCCCCGAGGCCCAGGAGACGGCACCGACCGAGTGCAGCCCGCCGTCCATGCGGTCGACCAGGTACGGGCCTGCCCCGACCAACAGGAGAGCAGGGTCACGGGTCCGCAGGTACTCCGCGGTCGCCACGGAGACGATCCACGCCAGTTCATGCCGCACGGCCCGTGAGACGACCAGGTTCGGCGGCTGCCTCCCCAGCGCCGACTTCCGCCGGTACTCGCGTTCCAGCTCCTCCTCGACGATCCGCACCGCGGCATCCAGCTCGATCACGCGCCCAGCATCGCGGAGTGGCCCGCGCGGCGGCCACCGGGTTTACGGGGCCCGCGCCCGCTCTCCGTACTCATGGACCCGCTAGCATCCCCCCGCATGAACGACGACGTGCGCAACATCGTCCTAGGGGTCATAGCCGCGGGGGTCAGTGCCGCGCTGGGTTGGGTGGCTCGTACCTATCTGTGGCGGCGGAAGCTGCGGCGGAAGCAGGGGTTCTTCGGGTTGCCGGACAACTCGGAGTCGCTGTTCGTGGTGAACCGGGACCCGGCCGCCACCGAACCGGCGGTGCACCGCTTCGATGTGTTCGCGCTGCTGGAGCTGTCCGCGCTGATCAAGGACTGCGGGGCGCACCTGCAGTTGGTGACGCAGGACGTGCCGCACCAGGGGTTCGGCGAGCGCACCGAGTTCTGTGTGGGCGGCCCGGCGTCCAACCGGCGCATGCTGGCGCACATGTCGGCGATGCTGCCGGGGGTGCGGATGAACACCGAGAAGGAGAAGGGGCCGAACCGGGGCGCGTTCCGGATCGGCGGGGAGACCTACCGGATGGAGCCCGGCACGACCGAGTACGTGCTGCTGGCGAAGGTCTCGGCGGGGCGGCAGACGCGGCCGGTGTTCCTGTTCTGCGGGCAGCGGGCGATCACCAATCAGGCCGCGACCCGCTATCTGGCCCGCAACCACGAGCGGTTGGCCCGCAAGCACGGCTCGGGATCGTTCGTGCTGCTGCTGAAGGTGGTCAACTCCCAGGCGTACGGCCCCGACCTGGTGGAACTGGTCGCCGATGTCACGCGGGCGGCGCAGGCGCCGTTCCAGGAGACCGAGGAGACACCGGCAGCGGCGGCACCCGCCTCCTAGGGCGCAACACTCTTCAACAATTGTTACCCGTACGTAACTTACCCACGGGTTACTTGAGGTAAGAACAACCCACTACTGTCGGGTCACTTTCGCACTGGCACGCGTCAGGAGTGACCATGGCCCCCACCCGCAAACCCCTGCGCACCTGCGCCGTCGGCGCCCTCTCGGCGGCGCTGGTCGCCGGCGCGGTCGTCGGACTGGCTCCCGTCGCCCAGGCGGCCCCCGCCGTACGGTTCGTGGACATCCCCGGAGACGGGGGGACCGTACTGAAGGCGAACGTCGTCACCCCGGCCGGCGCGGGGAGCCATCCGCTCCTGGTGCTGCCGACGAGCTGGGGCCTGCCGCAGGTCGAGTACCTCGCCCAGGCCCGCAAGCTCGCCGACTCCGGCTATGTGGTCCTCACCTACAACGTGCGCGGCTTCTGGCAGTCCGGCGGCGAGATCGAGGTGGCCGGGCCGCCCGACCTCGCGGACGCCTCCAAGGTGATCGACTGGGCGCTGGCGAACACCCCCTCCGACCCGGACCGTATCGGCATGGCGGGCGTCTCCTACGGCGCGGGCATCAGCCTCCTCGCCGCCGCCCACGACAAGCGGATCAGGGCCGTGGCGGCGCTCAGCGGCTGGGCCGACCTGATCGGCTCGATCTACTCCGGCCGCACCCAGCACGTCCAGGCGGGCGCCCTGCTGGACGGCGCGGGCCTCGTCACCGGCCGTGAGAGCGCCGAACTGCGGAAGATCTTCGACAGCTTCTACGCCTCCGACCTCGCCGACGAGCAGAGCCTGATCGACTGGGGCGAGCGGCGTTCCCCCCTGACCTACCTGGACCGGCTGAACGCCAACAAGCCCGCCGTCATGCTCGCCAACGCCTGGAGCGACTCGGTCTTCCCGGCCAACCAGTACGCGAGCTTCTACGAGAAGCTGAGCGGCCCCAAGCGCCTCCAGTTGCGCCCCGGCGACCACGCCACCCCCGAGCTGACCGGCCTGTTCGGGCTGCCCAACGACGTGTGGCAGGACACCGGCCGCTGGTTCGACCACTATCTGCGGGGCGTGGACAACGGCGTCGACCGCGAGCAGCCGGTCCAGCTCCGCTCCCGCGGCGGCGGAGGTTACGAGGGCTACCCGGACTGGAAGTCGGTCGCCGCCACCGACCGCAAGATCGCGCTGGCGGGCAGCACCACCATCCACGCCAACGTCGACTCCGGGGCGGACGGCGGGATCGTCCTGCTCTCCGGCCTCCTGGACCAGGTCACCAAGCTGCCCCCGATGGCCTCCGTCCCGCTGCTCCCGCGCCGCTGGGCGGCCGTCTGGCAGTCGGAGCGGTACGCGGCCCCCCAGCGGGTACGCGGCACCGCCAGGCTGCACACCACGCTCACGCCGACCGCCGAGAGCGGCACCTTCGTGGCCTACCTCTACGACGTGGGCCCGCTCGGCATCGGCAAGCTGGTCACCCACGCGCCCCTGACCTGGCACGGCCGCACCCCGGGCGAGCCGTTCGGGGTGGATCTGGACCTGTTCTCCACGGCCTACGACGTCCCGGCCGGGCACCGGCTGGCCCTGGTGGCCGACACGGTCGATCCGCTCTACATCGAGCACAACCCGTCCGGCGCGCGGCTGACCTTCTCCTCGCCCGGGAACGACCCGTCGTACGTGTCGGTCCCCCTGCGCGAGCAGTGATCTCCGGCCGCCGCCGGACGAGCATGGCCCGTGTGAACCGCCGCCTTCGTCACGGCTTCGGAGCCGTGGGTGGCTCCCCACCCGGCAGCGGCGCCCCAGGGCCGGGCGCGGCGACAGCCACGGCCTCGGTCTTGGGACTGCGCTGCTCCCGGCGGGACACCCAGACGGCGAACCACGAGAGCAGCATGCACATCCCGATGTAGATCGGCGAGATCACCATCACCACGGGGATGAACGGCAAATCGTAGTCGAGGTTCGAGGCGATGAGCTTCCCGGCATGGAGGAACTCCTCGTAGGTGATGAGGAAGCCCAGCGAGGTGTCCTTCAGCGCGACGACCAACTGGCTGATGATCGCAGGCAACATGGCGCGTACGGCCTGCGGTACGAGGACGTAGGACATGACCTGGGTTTTCCTCATGCCGAGAGCGAACGCGGCCTCGCCCTGACCACGTTCCACGGAGTTCACCCCGGAGCGGAAGACCTCGGCGAGCACCGAGCCGTTGTAGAGGGTCAGTCCGGCGACGAGGGCGGGCAGCGGCTGCACCTTGAGCGCCACGAAGATGAAGAAGATCATCACCAGGACGGGCATCGCCCGGAAGAACTCCACGAGGAGCGTCGCCAGCCAGCGCACCGGCGCGTGGTCGGAGAGGCGTCCGGCGGCCAGCACTCCGCCGAGGGCGAGGGAGAGCACGGCGGCCATGCCGAACGCCTTGAGGGTGTTGCCGAGCCCGCGCAGCAGCAGTTCCTGGATGCCCTTGTACTCGAACGGCATCCACTTGGTGGCGGTGAACTGGCCGGTGGAGAAGAGGAGGTAGAGGAGCCAGGCGACCAGGCCCAGCAGGACGGCGGTGGACAGCGCCGCGTACAGCGCGTGGCGTCGGCGGGTGCCGGGGCCGGGGACGTCGTAGAGCGCGGTGGTCTCGGCGGTCATCGGGCCACTCCCCACTTGCGTTCCAGCAGGTTGAACAGGGCGCTGATGGCGAGCGTGATGATCAGGTAGCCGACGGCGATCCAGAAGAAGGTCCAGATGATGTTGTAGCCCAGTTCGCTCAACGTCTTGTAGGTGCCCAGCAGTTCGGTGACGCTGAAGGCGCCGGCGATGGCGGAGTTCTTGGCCAGCGCGATCAGGGTGGAGCCGACGGGCGGGATCACCGAGCGGAACGCCTGCGGGAGGACGACCACGCTGAGCGTCTGCGAGAAGGTCATGCCGAGGCTGCGGGCGGCCTCGCCCTGGCCCCTGGGCACGGTGTTGATGCCGGAGCGAAGCGCCTCGCAGATGAACGCGGAGGTGTAGCAGCCGAGCGCGAGGACGGCGAACGCCTGGAAGGGCAGGACGAGTCCGAACCGGGGCAGCCCGAGCAGCACCGCGAAGAACAGCAGGGTGAGCGGGGTGTTGCGCAGCACGGTCACCCACACCGTGCCGAAGACGCGCAGCGAGGCCACGGGCGCGACCCGGAAGGACGCCATCAGGAAGCCGAGCGCGAGGGCCAGCAGGGAGGCGTAGACGGTCAGTTCGACCGTGCCGAGGAATCCCTCGGCGTAGACGGCGAAGTTGTCTGTCAGTACGTTCATGGCGTCCTTCCGTCAGCTCGCCGGGTAGCGGTCGATCGGCGGGGGCTTCGGTGCGGGCACGCCGGACAGGCCGAGCGTGGCGTCGTACGCCTTCTTCCAGTCGCCGTCCTTCTCGCGGGCGGCGAGGGCGTCGTCGAGCGCGAAGCGCAGGGCGTTGTCGTTGCGCGGGACGCCGATGCCGTACGGCTCCTTCGAGAACGGTTTGCCGACGACCTTGAGTTCGTCGGGGGCCTTGGCGGCGTAGCCGATCAGGATGGCGTCGTCGGTGGTGACCGCGTCGACCTGGTAGGTGAGGAGGTTGTCGACGCAGACCGAGTAGGTGTCGTAGGCGACCAGGACGGCCTTCGGGAACTCGTCCTTGATGCGCTGGTACGGGGTCGAACCGGCCGCCGAGCAGACGCGTTTGCCGTCGAGGTCCTCGGGTCCGTTGATGTCGTCGGTGTCCTTGCGGACGAGCAGGGACTGGCCGGCCATGTAGTAGGGGCCCGCGAAGCCGACGAGCTTCTTGCGGTTGGGGTTGATGGTGTAGGTGCCGACGTAGTAGTCGATCTGGCCGTTCTGCAGGGCCGTCTCGCGGTTGGCGGAGGCGATCGTGCGGAAGCGGACGGAGTCGCCGGGCAGACCGAGGGAGGCGGAGAGCATCTTGGCGATCTCGATGTCGAAGCCGGAGTACCGGCCGGTCGCCGGGTCCTTCTCGCCGAGGTAGGGCTGGTCCTCCTTGGCGCCCACGACGAAGTGGCCGCGCTTCTTGGCGCGGGCCCAGGTCGGGGAGCCGGGGAGGCTGAAGTCTCGGTCCACCGAGTAGTGCGGGAGCTGGTCGGGGGCGGGGCCCTTGGTGGGCGGGCTGCCGTCCTTGCCGCAGGCGGCGGCGAGCAGGACGAGCGAGGTCAGCAGGGGCGCGAGCAGGCCGACGGCGCGGGGCGCGCGGGTGTGGCGGAACATGGGTCGCACTCCCCCGGTCAGTGCTTGAGGATCTTGGAAAGGAAGTCCTTGGCGCGTTCGCTGCGCGGGGCGGTGAAGAACTCCTCGGGACTGCGGTCCTCCACGATCCGGCCGTCGGCCATGAAGACGACGCGGTTGGCGGCGGAGCGGGCGAAGCCCATCTCGTGGGTGACGACGATCATGGTCATGCCCTCGCGGGCGAGCTGCTGCATGACCTCGAGCACCTCGTTGATCATCTCGGGGTCGAGCGCGGAGGTGGGCTCGTCGAAGAGCAGCGCCTTGGGGTCCATGGCGAGGGCGCGGGCGATGGCCACGCGCTGCTGCTGGCCGCCGGAGAGCTGGGCGGGGTACTTGTCCGCGTGGGCCGAGAGGCCGACCCTGTCCAGGAGTTCACGGGAGCGGCGGTCGGCCTCGGCCTTCTTGCGGCCGCGCACCTTGGTCTGCGCGAGGGAGACGTTCTCCAGGACCGTCTTGTGGGCGAAGAGGTTGAACGACTGGAAGACCATGCCCACTTCGGCCCGCAGCCTGGCGAGCGCCCGGCCCTCCTCGGGAAGCGGCCGGCCGTCGAGCGTGATCGTGCCCGACTCGATGGTCTCCAGCCGGTTGATGGCCCGGCACAGCGTCGACTTGCCCGACCCGGAGGGGCCGATGACCACGACCACCTCCCCCTTGCCGACGGTCAGGTCGATGTCCTGCAGGACATGCAGCTCCCCGAAGTGTTTGTTGACGTCACGCAGTTCGATCAACGGATCGACGGCCATCCGCAGCCCTACTCACTCTCGCCGAGTCGTAGTGGCCGAAACTATCCAGACCGTGCCGGAGCGTGCGGACGACACGCACTTGGTGGCATTAGCCGTATTTAAGCCCCAGTTGTGCGGCGCGGGGATGTGCGGGGGTCAGGGTTCGGCGATCTCCGCGTACGACTGGGACAGTTCAGGAAGGCCGCTCGCGGCCCACTGACGGCCTGACTCGGCGACCTCCACCTCCCGGCCGGAGGCGAGCCGCAGGACGGGCTCTCCGTCCCGTCTGATGCGCCAGGAGGCGCCGGTTACGGTGCGGACGACGACGGTGCCGAGGTAGAGCCCGGCGTCGTTGCCGAGCCAGGGCAGCACCTCGGGGTCGTCCCGCCAGCGGGGGACGAGCTGGTCGAGGGCCTCCAGGGAGGCCGGGGTGTCGTCCAGGCGGACGCCCGCCCGGGCCGCCTGGGAGCGCAGCAGCTCGCACTCGGAGAGCAGGGCGGCGATGGCCTCGGGGTCGGCCGGGAGCGCCGCGTCACCGCTCTTGCCGCGCCGGTGGCCCAGGAACGGGATGTTCATGGGCCAAGCCTGGCATCACACGTCGAGGTCGACCACCACCGGCGCGTGATCGGACGCGCCCTTGCCCTTGCGCTCCTCGCGGTCGACGTAGGCGTCCTTGACGGCTCCGGCGAACGGGCCGTTGCCGTACACCAGGTCGATGCGCATGCCACGGTTCTTGGGGAAGCAGAGCTGGCGGTAGTCCCAGTACGTGTACGGGTGGGCGTACTTCAGCGGGCGGGGCACCACGTCGCTCAGGCCGGTCTCGCGCAGGGAGGCGAGCGCGGCGCGCTCGGCGGGGGTGACGTGGGTGGCGCCCTCGAAGGCGACGCGGTCGTACACGTCGTCGTCGGCCGGGGCGATGTTGTAGTCACCGAGGACGGCGAAGGGGCGGCCGCCCGCCGCGTCGCCGGCGACGGCGGTCTTCAGCGCCTCGAGCCACTGGAGCTTGTACGCGTAGTGCGGGTGCTCCACCTCGCGGCCGTTGGGGACGTACACCGACCAGACGCGGACCGGGCCGCAGGTGGCCGACACGGCGCGGGGCTCCTGGGCGCCCTCGTAGCCGGGGTCGCCGGGCAGGCCCTTGACCACGTCCTCCAGCCCCACGCGGGAGAGCACCGCCACGCCGTTCCACCGGCCGGTGGCGTGGACCGCCGACTCGTAGCCCAGCTCGCGCAGGGCCTCGACCGGGAACTGCGCCTCGGCGACCTTGGCCTCCTGGAGGCAGAGCACGTCGGTGCCGCTGCTCTCCAGCCAGGCGAGCAGCCGCGGCAGGCGGGCGGTGATCGAGTTCACGTTCCAGGTGGCGATACGCATGTCCCTCAACCTACCCGCCGGGTCCGACAACGGGCCTCACAGCTCGGCGGAGGCCCCCGGTGCCAGGCGCAGGTGCTCGGCGTCGGCCAGGGCGCCGATCTGGCGGTCGTAGATCGGCCGGGCCAGGTCGGTGAGGAGGGCGTCGTGGACGTCGTAGGCCCGCCGGGGCTTGACCTCGCGGACGTACTCGATCACTTCGGAGATCTTGTTCCAGGGGGCCATCACCGGGAGCATCAGCGTCTCCACCGGCTGGTCGGGGACGGTGAGGGCGTCGCCGGGGTGGAAGACCTTGCCGCCGTCGACGAGGTAGCCGACGTTGGTGATGCGCGGGATGTCCGGGTGGATGACGGCGTGCAGCTCGCCGTGGACCTGCACGTCGAAGCCGGCGGCGGTGAAGCTGTCGCCGTGTCCGACGGTGTGCACCCGGCCGGGGAACGCGGCCGTGAGCTGGTCGGCGACCGACCTGAGGGTCCAGATCGCGGCTTCCGGGTTCGCCTCCAGCGCGGTGCGCAGCCGGCCCTCGTCGAAGTGGTCCGGGTGTTCGTGGGTGACGAGGACGACGTCCGCGCCGAGTGCCGCGTCCGGCTCGCTGAACCCGCCGGGGTCGATGACGAGCGTCCGGCCGTCCTTCTCCAGGCGGACGCAGGAGTGGGACTTCTTGGTGAACTTCATGGCTCCCCGTCCTGCCGGTTCGGCTGCGGTCGCTTCCATCGTGCCGCGTCCAGCGGCCGGGGACTCACTCGGCGGGCGTGGTCTCCTCGCGGATGACCCGCTGGGCCACCCGGAAGGCGCTGTTCGCCGCCGGGACGCCGCAGTAGACGGCGGCCTGGAGCAGCACCTCCTTGATCTCCTGCGGGGTGAGTCCGTTGCGGAGCGCGGCGCGGGTGTGGACGGCCAGGTCGTCCAGGTGGCCGCCCGCGACCAGCGCGGTGAGCGTGACGCAGCTACGGGACTTGCGGTCCAGGCCCGGCCGGTCCCACACCTCGCCCCAGGCGTAGCGGGTGACGAGCTCCTCGAAGTCGCCGGAGAACTCGTCGGCCCGCGCGAGGACGCCCTCGACGTGCGCGTCGCCCAGCACCTCGCGGCGGATCTTCAGGCCCGTCTCGTAGCGGTCCGGCGGCGCGACCGGCTGCGGCGGCTCGGCGGCGGTCGCGATCTCGGCGACCGGCGCGGTGCGCGGCGGCACGACGGGAACGGGGGCAGGGGTGGGCATCGCCACGGGGGCCGGGGCGGCCGGGGCCTGCGTGACCGGGGCGGCGGCCGGGAGTGCGGCCTGGCCGGTGTCGAAGGTCTGCTGCCAGGCGGTGGAGAAGTGCCGGACGAGGAGATCGGTGACCGCGGCGGGCTGCTCGACGGGCACCAGATGGGAGGCGCCGGGTACGACCGCGAGCCGGGCGTCCGGGATCCCGGCGACCAGGGTGCGGGCCTCGGCGGGGCCGGTGACCTGGTCCTCGGAGCCGACCAGCACGAGCGCGGGCACCCCGATACGGCCCAGCTCCGGGCGCACGTCGAAGGCGGCGAGCGCCTCGCAGGCGGCGATGTAGCAGCCGGGGTCGGTGGTGCGCACCATCTGCACCGCCCACTCGGTGATCGCGGGCTGGGCGGCGGCGAAGCCTTGCGTGAACCAGCGGTCGGGGGCGCTTCGCGCGATCGGGTCGAGGCCGTTCGTGCGTACGATCACGCCACGTTGACGGAACTCGTCGGGGGTGCCGAACCGGGGCGAGGCGGCGACCAGCGCGAGCGAGGCGAGGCGCTCGGGGTGGCGCAGGGCCAGCTCGATGCCGACGGCGCCGCCGAGGGCGCAGCCCGCGTAGCCGAAGCGCTGCACGCCGAGACTGTCCAGGGTGGCCAGCAGGCGCGTGGCCAGCTCCGCGACCGAACCGGCCGGGTGGGCGGGGGCGCCGCCGTGGCCCGGCAGATCGAAGCGCAGGACCCGCCACTGCTTGACCAGTTCCGGAACCTGGCGGTCGAACATGTGCCAGGTCGTGCCGAGGGAAGGGCCCAGGATGAGCACGGGGGCGTCTTCCGGGCCGTCGAACCGGTACTGAAGGGTGGGGGTCTTCTTCTCACTCACCGCACCACGCTAACCGCCCGGACGGCCTCGCCGGGCCGGGGGGCCCGGTGACCGGCTCGGGGCTCCCCGGAAAGCCCGGGGAACTCTCACACGGTCTTCACGGCGTGCCTTCGGCGCTCAGAGCGAGTCCGGTATGTCCAAGGTGGTGAGGGCGGAGACCGGGTCGAGGTCGGGGGTACCCCGGGGCCACCAGTCCTCCTGGCCGGGCTCCGACTCGTACGCGTACCACAAGCCGTCCTGGCCCAGCCGGAGTTGGGCGTGGCCCGCCGGGTGGGTGAGGTGGTTGCGCCAGGGACGGAACGCGGGCAGGTCGGCGGCGAGCAGCAGCGGGCGCGCGCGGTCGAAGCGGCCCGCGGGCGGGTCCCAGGGCTCCTCGAGCACTCTCAGCCCGGCGAAGCCGCCCTGCCGCCAGGCGGCGACCGCGCGGGCCAGCTCGGCGGGGGTGCGCCGCACGGCGGCGGCCAGGGTGGCGTACAGGCTGCGGGTGGTGGCGGTCAGGCCGGAGCCGGGCCGGGCGGCCGCGAGGCGCACGGCGTCCTGCCACAGCGTCAGTCCGCCCACCGGGTCGCGGCCGGTGGTGAGCAGGGCGTGCGCGCGGGCGGCCGCGTCGGTGGCCAACTGGTCCAGCGCGAACGGGTCGGGACCGCCGGGCGCCGCCGGGTACGCCGGAGGCGCCTCGGGGTGAACGGGCGCGGGCAGCGGTGCCGGCAGCGGCGGGAGCGGGCGCCCCGCGAGCGCCTCCGAGGCCCTCACCCCGGGCAGCGCGGCCGGGCCCCGCTCCCGCGCGGCACGGGCCGCGTCGGCGGCGCTGCGCCGGGCGAGGGCGTCCAGCAGGTCCCGCTCGCCCCGGCCGCGCAGCAGAAGCAGCACGAACGGGTCGGCGTCCAGCAGGCGGGCCGTCTGGTAGCAGAGCGCGGCCGCGTGTTTGCAGGGGCGGCCGGAGTCGGGGCAACTGCAGTGCGAGGTGAGGTCGCCGGGGCCGGGCAGCAGGGGGACCCCGCAGTCGGCCAGGGTGTGCGGCAGCTCCTTGTCGAGCAGCGCGGCGATGTCCGCGGGGCTGTCCACCGCCGCTTCCAGGAAGCGCTCCCAGTCCTCGTCACCCAGCGTCCGCAGCCGCAACTGCACCCGGTACGGCCGTGGACGGCTCCCCCGTACGTACGCCAGCACGAGGCCCGGTGTCACGGTGATCGCGTCGACGTTGCCCGCGTCGGCGTAACCGCGCCCTCGGCCCAGCCGGTTGACGTCCAGCGCGGTGTGCTCCAGCGCGTCGACCCATGCCTGACCCCACCAGGTGGTGGCGAACTCGTGGTGCGCCTCGGGGCGGGGGGTGAACGGGGGGAAGGTGCGGCGGAGTTCGTTGTCGCGGTGGGGGGTGGCCATGGAGGAGGGGATGTGTGGGGGTGCGGGGTGCGGATGGGCGCCGGTGCTGGTCCGGGAAGGGATCCGCTCGTGCTCGGCGGGCTCCGGGGAGGCGGGCGTCGGCGCGTGCTCGGTGGGGGGCTCCGGCGTGGGGTGGTCCGCGGCCGGGCCCGGTTCCGGGGTGGTGGGGGCTTCGCCCGGCGGGGTGCGGTCCTGGTCCCGCGGGATCGCCGGGGCGGCCTTCAGCAGGGCGGCCATGCCGACGGGCTCGGGGCTGTCGTGCTGCGGCTGGGCTTCAGCGCCCTCGGGGTCGTCGGCCCACTCGGGCATACGGAAGGCGTTGCTGAGGAAGGCCCGCATGTCGCGGGCGACTTGGGCATGGGCGGAGCGCCCGGAGCCCTCGGCGGGCGCGGGTACGGGACGTGGCGTGGTCCGACGGGGGCGCCGCTCGGCTTCCCGCCGGGCGGCACGGAGCGCCTCGCGGGCGACGTCGGCCGGGCGAGGGCCGGCCGTGGTGGGCTCCTCGGTGGTCGGCGGAGGGTCGGCCGACATGGGCAGGCCATCGGACTCGGCATCCGAGTCGAAGTCCGCTTCCGCCCCCTCACGCCGGGCCGCGACAGCGGCCCGCAGAGCCGCCCGAGCGACCTCACCGGGCCGAGCCTCGGCTCCGGCGGCCTCCTGGGACGCGACGCCATCCGCCTCGGGAGCACCCCGCAGCGCGGCACGCGCCGCCCCGCCGGGCCGGTGCTTAGCCTCTTGCGCTTCGGCCGGCGCGGACCCTCCCTCGGCCAGCTCCCCCACGCGGTCTCCATGAGCCGCGTCAGGCGCAGCCGCCGTGCCGGACGACGCAGCCCCTTCCGCACCGCGTTCCCCGCCGGAGGCGCCCGCCCGAGCCGCGCGCAGCGCCTCTCGGGCTGCCTCCGCCGGACTGCTCTCCCCGGAACTCACACCGGCCTCCTCAGGGACACGAGGTCGGTCAGTTCGCGGTCGGTCAGCTCGGTCAGGGCGGCCTCGCCGGAGCCGAGGACGGCGTCGGCCAGGGCCCGCTTGGCGGTGAGCATCTCGGCGATGCGGTCCTCGACGGTGCCCTCGGTGACGAGGCGGTGGACCTGGACGGGCTGGGTCTGGCCGATCCGGTAGGCGCGGTCGGTGGCCTGTTCCTCGACGGCGGGGTTCCACCAGCGGTCGAAGTGGACGACGTGTCCCGCGCGGGTGAGGTTCAGGCCGGTGCCCGCCGCCTTGAGGGAGAGCACCAGGACGGGGATCTCGCCGGCCTGGAAGCGGTCGACCATCCGCTCCCGCTCGGGCACCGGGGTGCCTCCGTGCAGGAGGTCGACGGGGATCGCGCGGTCGGCGAGGTGGGCGGTGATGAGCCGGGCCATGCCGACGTACTGGGTGAAGACCAGCACCGAGCCGTCCTCGGCGAGCACGGTGTCCAGCAGCTCGTCCAGCAGGGCGAGCTTGCCGGAGCGGGCGGAGAGCCGGTCCGGGCGGGACGGCTCCTCCTTGAGGTAGAGCGCCGGGTGGTCGCAGATCTGCTTGAGGGCGCCGAGCAGCTTGAGGACCAGGCCCCGGCGGGCGATGCCGTCCGCTTCCTCGATGGCGAGCATCGACTCGCGCACCACCGCCTCGTACAGCGCGGCCTGTTCACGGCTGAGCGGGACGGGGTGGTCGGTCTCGGTCTTGGGCGGCAGTTCGGGCACGATGCCGGGGTCGGACTTCTTGCGGCGCAGCATGAACGGCCGCACCAGCCGGGCCAGCCGCTCCACCGCCTCGGCGTCCTCGCCGTTCTCCACCGCGCGCGCGTGCCGGGCGCGGAAGGACTTCAGGGGGCCGAGCAGGCCGGGGGTGGTCCAGTCGAGCAGGGCCCATAGCTCGGAGAGGTTGTTCTCGACCGGGGTGCCGGTGAGCGCCACCCGCGCGGGGGTCCTGATCGTGCGCAGCGCCTTCGCGGTGGCGGAGTACGGGTTCTTCACGTGCTGGGCCTCGTCGGCGACGACCATGCCCCAGGGCCGCTCGGCGAGCTGGGCGGCGGCGGAGCGCATGGTGCCGTAGGTGGTGAGGACGAAGCCGCCGGTGACGCCGTCGAGGGTGCGGTCGGCGCCGTGGAAGCGGCGGACGGGGACGCCGGGCGCGAACCGCTCGATCTCCCGCTGCCAGTTGCCCAGCAGGGAGGCGGGGCAGACCACGAGGGTCGGCTCGGTGCGGGCGCGCTCGAGGTGCAGGGCGATGAGGGTGATCGTCTTGCCGAGGCCCATGTCGTCGGCGAGACAGCCGCCGAGGCCGAGGGAGGTCATGAGGTCCAGCCAGGCGAGCCCGCGCAACTGGTAGTCGCGCAGGGTCGCGTCGAGACCGGCGGGGGGCTCGGCCGGGGCGATGCCCGCCGTGAGCCGGTCGCGCAGGGCGGCCAGCGCCCCCGTCGGGACGGCTTCGACGCTCTCCCCGTCGACCTCGGCGGTGCCGGTGAGGGCGACGGCGAGCGCGTCGACGGGGTCGAGCAGGCCCAGCTCGCGCTTGCGGGCCTTGCGGACCAGGGCCGGGTCGACCAGTACCCAGCGGTCGCGGAGCCGGACGACGGGGCGGTG is from Streptomyces seoulensis and encodes:
- a CDS encoding exodeoxyribonuclease III, translated to MRIATWNVNSITARLPRLLAWLESSGTDVLCLQEAKVAEAQFPVEALRELGYESAVHATGRWNGVAVLSRVGLEDVVKGLPGDPGYEGAQEPRAVSATCGPVRVWSVYVPNGREVEHPHYAYKLQWLEALKTAVAGDAAGGRPFAVLGDYNIAPADDDVYDRVAFEGATHVTPAERAALASLRETGLSDVVPRPLKYAHPYTYWDYRQLCFPKNRGMRIDLVYGNGPFAGAVKDAYVDREERKGKGASDHAPVVVDLDV
- a CDS encoding MBL fold metallo-hydrolase; protein product: MKFTKKSHSCVRLEKDGRTLVIDPGGFSEPDAALGADVVLVTHEHPDHFDEGRLRTALEANPEAAIWTLRSVADQLTAAFPGRVHTVGHGDSFTAAGFDVQVHGELHAVIHPDIPRITNVGYLVDGGKVFHPGDALTVPDQPVETLMLPVMAPWNKISEVIEYVREVKPRRAYDVHDALLTDLARPIYDRQIGALADAEHLRLAPGASAEL
- a CDS encoding alpha/beta fold hydrolase, yielding MSEKKTPTLQYRFDGPEDAPVLILGPSLGTTWHMFDRQVPELVKQWRVLRFDLPGHGGAPAHPAGSVAELATRLLATLDSLGVQRFGYAGCALGGAVGIELALRHPERLASLALVAASPRFGTPDEFRQRGVIVRTNGLDPIARSAPDRWFTQGFAAAQPAITEWAVQMVRTTDPGCYIAACEALAAFDVRPELGRIGVPALVLVGSEDQVTGPAEARTLVAGIPDARLAVVPGASHLVPVEQPAAVTDLLVRHFSTAWQQTFDTGQAALPAAAPVTQAPAAPAPVAMPTPAPVPVVPPRTAPVAEIATAAEPPQPVAPPDRYETGLKIRREVLGDAHVEGVLARADEFSGDFEELVTRYAWGEVWDRPGLDRKSRSCVTLTALVAGGHLDDLAVHTRAALRNGLTPQEIKEVLLQAAVYCGVPAANSAFRVAQRVIREETTPAE
- a CDS encoding SWIM zinc finger family protein — encoded protein: MSADPPPTTEEPTTAGPRPADVAREALRAARREAERRPRRTTPRPVPAPAEGSGRSAHAQVARDMRAFLSNAFRMPEWADDPEGAEAQPQHDSPEPVGMAALLKAAPAIPRDQDRTPPGEAPTTPEPGPAADHPTPEPPTEHAPTPASPEPAEHERIPSRTSTGAHPHPAPPHIPSSMATPHRDNELRRTFPPFTPRPEAHHEFATTWWGQAWVDALEHTALDVNRLGRGRGYADAGNVDAITVTPGLVLAYVRGSRPRPYRVQLRLRTLGDEDWERFLEAAVDSPADIAALLDKELPHTLADCGVPLLPGPGDLTSHCSCPDSGRPCKHAAALCYQTARLLDADPFVLLLLRGRGERDLLDALARRSAADAARAARERGPAALPGVRASEALAGRPLPPLPAPLPAPVHPEAPPAYPAAPGGPDPFALDQLATDAAARAHALLTTGRDPVGGLTLWQDAVRLAAARPGSGLTATTRSLYATLAAAVRRTPAELARAVAAWRQGGFAGLRVLEEPWDPPAGRFDRARPLLLAADLPAFRPWRNHLTHPAGHAQLRLGQDGLWYAYESEPGQEDWWPRGTPDLDPVSALTTLDIPDSL